One Pseudomonas sp. AN-1 genomic region harbors:
- the ssuC gene encoding aliphatic sulfonate ABC transporter permease SsuC: MSTRNTEKLLLRLAPWALPVLLLGVWQLAASSGWLSSRILPAPSAVAVAGWALLSSGELWQHLAISGWRAGIGFVIGGSLGLALGFVTGLSKWGERLLDSSVQMIRNVPHLALIPLVILWFGIDESAKIFLVALGTLFPIYLNTYHGIRSVDAGLVEMARSYGLAGFALFRQVILPGALPSILVGVRFALGFMWLTLIVAETISANAGIGYLAMNAREFLQTDVVVLAILLYAVLGKLADVAARGLERAWLRWHPAYQQGGAR; encoded by the coding sequence ATGAGTACGCGCAATACCGAGAAACTCCTCCTGCGTCTGGCGCCCTGGGCGCTGCCGGTCCTGCTGCTCGGCGTCTGGCAGCTGGCCGCCAGCAGCGGCTGGCTGTCCAGCCGCATCCTGCCGGCGCCCAGCGCCGTGGCCGTCGCCGGCTGGGCGCTGCTGAGCAGCGGCGAGCTGTGGCAGCACCTGGCGATCAGCGGCTGGCGCGCCGGCATCGGCTTCGTCATCGGCGGCAGCCTGGGCCTGGCGCTCGGCTTCGTCACCGGCCTGTCGAAATGGGGCGAACGCCTGCTCGACAGCTCGGTGCAGATGATCCGCAACGTGCCGCACCTGGCGCTGATCCCGCTGGTGATCCTGTGGTTCGGCATCGACGAGAGCGCGAAGATCTTCCTGGTCGCCCTCGGCACCCTGTTCCCCATCTACCTCAACACCTACCACGGCATCCGCAGCGTCGACGCCGGGCTGGTGGAGATGGCGCGCAGCTACGGCCTGGCAGGCTTCGCCCTGTTCCGCCAGGTGATCCTGCCCGGCGCCCTGCCGTCGATCCTGGTCGGCGTGCGCTTCGCCCTCGGCTTCATGTGGCTGACCCTGATCGTGGCGGAAACCATCTCGGCCAACGCCGGCATCGGCTACCTGGCGATGAACGCCCGCGAGTTCCTGCAGACCGATGTGGTGGTGCTGGCGATCCTGCTCTACGCGGTGCTCGGCAAGCTGGCCGATGTCGCCGCCCGCGGCCTCGAACGCGCCTGGCTGCGCTGGCACCCGGCCTACCAGCAAGGAGGTGCCCGATGA
- the ssuB gene encoding aliphatic sulfonates ABC transporter ATP-binding protein, with protein sequence MSTQDLKRGLPLHLHGVTKAFGERTVLHGIDLHIPAGQFVAVVGRSGCGKSTLLRLLAGLDHATSGELQAGNAPLAAAREDIRLMFQDSRLLPWKRVIDNVGLGLSGDWKSQALEALAAVGLGERAHDWPAALSGGQKQRVALARALIHRPRLLLLDEPLGALDALTRIEMQQLIERLWQQHGFTVLLVTHDVNEAVAVADRVILIEDGRIGLDLPIPLARPRPRASAALAALEAQVLERVLALPPQEETAEPVSPLPTQLRWAL encoded by the coding sequence ATGAGCACCCAGGATCTGAAGCGCGGCCTCCCGCTGCACCTGCACGGCGTGACCAAGGCCTTCGGCGAGCGCACGGTGCTGCACGGCATCGACCTGCACATCCCCGCCGGCCAGTTCGTCGCCGTGGTCGGCCGCAGCGGCTGCGGCAAGAGCACCCTGCTGCGCCTGCTGGCCGGCCTGGACCATGCCACTTCCGGAGAACTGCAGGCCGGCAACGCGCCGCTGGCCGCGGCCCGCGAGGACATCCGCCTGATGTTCCAGGACTCGCGCCTGCTGCCGTGGAAGCGGGTGATCGACAACGTCGGCCTCGGCCTGTCCGGCGACTGGAAAAGCCAGGCACTGGAAGCGCTGGCAGCGGTCGGCCTTGGCGAGCGCGCCCACGACTGGCCGGCGGCGCTGTCCGGCGGGCAGAAGCAGCGCGTGGCGCTGGCCCGCGCGCTGATCCACCGCCCGCGCCTGCTGCTGCTCGACGAGCCGCTCGGCGCGCTGGACGCACTGACCCGCATCGAGATGCAGCAGTTGATCGAGCGCCTGTGGCAGCAGCACGGCTTCACCGTGCTGCTGGTCACCCACGACGTCAACGAGGCGGTGGCGGTGGCCGACCGGGTGATCCTGATCGAGGACGGCCGCATCGGCCTCGACCTGCCGATCCCCCTGGCCCGTCCGCGCCCGCGCGCCTCGGCGGCGCTGGCCGCGCTGGAAGCCCAGGTGCTCGAGCGCGTGCTGGCCCTGCCACCCCA
- the ssuD gene encoding FMNH2-dependent alkanesulfonate monooxygenase, whose protein sequence is MSLNIFWFLPTHGDGHYLGTAEGARAVDHGYLTLVAQAADRLGYGGVLIPTGRSCEDSWLVAASLIPATQRLKFLVALRPGIISPTVAARQAATLDRLSNGRALFNLVTGGDPDELAGDGLHLSHAERYEAADEFTRVWKRVLSGETVDLDGKHIQVKGAKLLYPPIQQPHPPLYFGGSSEAAHELAAEQVDLYLTWGEPPQAVAEKIADVRARAARHGRTVKFGIRLHVIVRETNEEAWAAAERLISHLDDDTITRAQASLARFDSVGQQRMAALHGGRKDNLEVAPNLWAGVGLVRGGAGTALVGDGSTVAARVKEYADLGIDTFVFSGYPHLEESYRVAELLFPHLDLAQPQRPESRGYVSPFGEMISSDILPKAAAQS, encoded by the coding sequence GCACCGCCGAGGGCGCCCGCGCCGTCGACCACGGCTACCTGACCCTGGTGGCGCAGGCCGCCGACCGCCTCGGCTACGGCGGCGTGCTGATCCCCACCGGACGCTCCTGCGAGGACTCCTGGCTGGTCGCCGCCTCGCTGATCCCGGCCACCCAGCGCCTGAAGTTCCTGGTCGCCCTGCGTCCGGGGATCATCTCGCCGACCGTGGCCGCGCGCCAGGCGGCGACTCTCGACCGGCTGTCCAACGGCCGTGCGCTGTTCAACCTGGTCACCGGCGGCGATCCGGACGAGCTGGCCGGCGACGGCCTGCACCTGTCGCATGCCGAGCGCTACGAGGCGGCCGACGAATTCACCCGCGTGTGGAAACGCGTGCTGTCCGGCGAGACCGTCGACCTCGACGGCAAGCACATCCAGGTCAAGGGCGCCAAACTGCTCTACCCGCCGATCCAGCAGCCGCACCCGCCGCTGTACTTCGGCGGCTCCTCGGAGGCCGCCCACGAACTGGCCGCCGAGCAGGTCGACCTGTACCTGACCTGGGGCGAGCCGCCGCAGGCTGTGGCCGAGAAGATCGCCGACGTGCGCGCCCGCGCCGCCAGGCACGGGCGCACCGTGAAGTTCGGTATCCGCCTGCACGTGATCGTGCGCGAGACCAACGAGGAAGCCTGGGCCGCCGCCGAGCGCCTGATCAGCCACCTGGACGACGACACCATTACCAGGGCGCAGGCCTCGCTGGCGCGCTTCGACTCGGTCGGCCAGCAGCGCATGGCCGCCCTGCACGGCGGCCGCAAGGACAACCTGGAAGTGGCACCCAACCTGTGGGCCGGGGTCGGCCTGGTGCGCGGCGGCGCCGGCACCGCGCTGGTCGGCGACGGCTCGACCGTGGCGGCGCGAGTCAAGGAATACGCCGACCTCGGCATCGACACCTTCGTGTTCTCCGGCTATCCGCATCTGGAGGAGTCCTACCGGGTCGCCGAGCTGCTGTTCCCGCACCTCGACCTCGCCCAGCCGCAGCGTCCCGAGAGCCGCGGCTACGTCAGCCCGTTCGGCGAGATGATCTCCAGCGACATCCTGCCCAAGGCAGCAGCGCAGAGCTGA